A stretch of the Chitinophagaceae bacterium genome encodes the following:
- a CDS encoding C4-type zinc ribbon domain-containing protein: MKHAAEKLFADRLEALYNLQVIDTNLDEIKKVLGALPEEIMDIEDEHIQYQNQEKEWIEKIQEIQNQIITYREGIKSSEKLIKKYEEQLMNIRNDREYSAIIKEIETQSLEIQICEKRIQEKYLSIEQIKQGLEKTENLIVACLERLKSKQDELYSIVAESESSETEWKQKRETAVKKVDAILLKAYDRIRNNTSNGLAIVNIIKGYCNGCFNMIPPQKRSEVREKKKMIICEHCGRIFYDDINSEEDASGEKPTRRKRKTIEKKEDNTIINLDE; the protein is encoded by the coding sequence ATGAAGCACGCAGCAGAAAAACTATTTGCAGATAGATTAGAAGCACTCTATAATTTACAGGTAATAGATACCAATTTAGATGAAATAAAGAAAGTGTTAGGAGCTCTCCCTGAAGAAATTATGGATATAGAGGATGAACATATCCAATACCAAAACCAAGAAAAGGAATGGATTGAAAAAATACAAGAAATACAAAACCAAATCATCACGTACAGGGAGGGTATTAAATCTTCTGAAAAACTTATTAAAAAATACGAAGAACAATTAATGAACATACGAAATGATAGAGAGTATTCCGCTATTATAAAAGAAATAGAAACACAATCCTTGGAAATTCAAATATGTGAAAAAAGAATTCAAGAGAAATATTTGTCTATAGAACAGATAAAACAAGGTCTAGAAAAGACAGAAAACCTCATCGTAGCTTGCTTAGAACGTCTCAAATCAAAACAAGACGAACTCTATTCCATAGTAGCAGAAAGCGAAAGTAGTGAAACCGAATGGAAACAAAAACGAGAAACTGCTGTTAAAAAAGTAGATGCAATACTTTTGAAAGCATACGACCGTATACGTAATAATACATCTAATGGATTAGCAATTGTAAATATTATAAAAGGATATTGCAACGGGTGTTTTAATATGATTCCACCACAAAAACGATCCGAAGTGCGTGAAAAAAAAAAAATGATTATTTGTGAACACTGCGGTAGAATTTTTTATGATGATATAAACTCAGAAGAAGATGCTTCCGGAGAAAAACCGACGAGAAGAAAACGAAAAACTATAGAAAAAAAAGAAGACAATACCATTATTAATCTTGACGAATAG
- a CDS encoding Nif3-like dinuclear metal center hexameric protein — protein MTIREVKKYIEDFTPISYQESYDNCGLIVGNQDLEVEGILITLDITESVLEEAIEKRCNLIISHHPVLFQGIKKITSGTQLGKILIKAIQCNISLYAAHTNLDNVRGGVSFQLAKILGLQDGQILLKKEDTLAKLVTFAPHSDAKNILEKLHEVGAGSIGNYSHCSFVSEGTGSFLPNENAHPTLGERHSLETVQEQKIEVIFPRYLQNIILLTLKKHHPYEEIAYDIIHLTNENQEFGSGVIGYLEQEMGEEDFLFHLKKVLNLSVIKYTPFHKKIRKVAVCGGSGYFLLPKAILCEADAFVTSDFKYHQYFENESKILIADIGHYESEICMTEILHNYLLKKNMNNIYVSQIITNPIKYYY, from the coding sequence ATGACGATACGTGAGGTAAAGAAATACATAGAAGATTTTACTCCTATAAGTTATCAAGAATCTTATGATAATTGCGGACTTATCGTCGGGAATCAAGATTTAGAAGTAGAAGGTATACTCATTACTTTGGATATAACGGAATCGGTTTTAGAAGAAGCCATAGAAAAAAGATGTAATTTGATTATATCCCATCACCCCGTACTCTTTCAGGGTATAAAAAAAATTACGAGCGGCACTCAATTAGGGAAGATATTGATAAAGGCAATACAATGCAATATATCTTTGTATGCTGCTCATACCAATTTAGACAACGTTCGGGGTGGAGTGAGTTTTCAACTTGCAAAAATTTTGGGTTTACAAGACGGTCAAATACTTCTCAAAAAAGAAGATACTTTGGCAAAGCTCGTTACTTTTGCTCCTCATTCTGATGCAAAAAATATACTAGAAAAATTACACGAAGTGGGAGCGGGGAGTATAGGAAATTATAGCCACTGTAGTTTTGTATCTGAGGGAACAGGGAGTTTTTTACCCAATGAAAATGCTCATCCTACCTTAGGAGAAAGACATTCTTTAGAAACAGTCCAAGAGCAAAAGATAGAAGTTATTTTTCCACGTTATTTGCAAAATATCATACTTCTCACATTAAAAAAGCATCACCCATACGAAGAAATTGCATATGATATTATCCATCTTACCAATGAAAATCAAGAATTCGGATCGGGAGTGATAGGATATTTGGAGCAAGAGATGGGGGAGGAAGATTTTTTATTTCACCTCAAAAAAGTATTGAATCTCTCTGTCATAAAATATACTCCGTTCCATAAAAAAATACGAAAAGTAGCAGTTTGTGGAGGAAGTGGCTATTTTCTATTACCAAAAGCAATACTATGTGAAGCCGATGCTTTTGTTACATCCGACTTCAAATACCACCAATATTTTGAAAATGAAAGTAAAATACTTATTGCTGATATTGGTCACTATGAAAGTGAAATATGCATGACAGAAATTCTCCATAACTATTTATTAAAAAAAAATATGAATAATATTTATGTATCTCAAATTATTACAAACCCTATTAAATACTACTATTAA